In Anabaena sphaerica FACHB-251, the following are encoded in one genomic region:
- a CDS encoding precorrin-8X methylmutase has protein sequence MSNYIRDANEIYRKSFAIIRSEANLDILPEDVAQVAVRLIHACGMPDIATDLAYSRNAVESGRKALAAGAPILCDCRMVAEGITRKRLPANNAVICTLNDPEVPTIAKRLGNTRSAAALELWRFHLDGAVVAIGNAPTALFRLLEMLDEGVPRPAVILGFPVGFVGAAESKAALAADSRNVPFLTLHGRRGGSAIASAAVNALATEEEI, from the coding sequence ATGTCTAATTATATACGTGATGCAAACGAAATATACAGAAAATCTTTCGCCATTATTCGCTCAGAAGCTAACTTAGATATTCTGCCTGAAGATGTAGCGCAAGTAGCTGTCCGTCTGATTCATGCCTGTGGAATGCCGGATATTGCCACAGATTTGGCATATTCACGAAATGCAGTAGAGTCAGGGAGAAAAGCCCTAGCAGCTGGCGCACCCATTTTATGTGATTGTCGTATGGTTGCCGAAGGTATCACCAGAAAAAGATTACCTGCCAATAACGCCGTTATCTGCACTTTGAATGATCCCGAAGTACCAACAATAGCGAAAAGGTTGGGAAATACCCGATCAGCAGCAGCTTTAGAATTATGGCGTTTTCATCTAGATGGGGCTGTTGTCGCTATTGGTAATGCACCCACAGCCTTATTTAGATTATTAGAAATGCTAGATGAGGGAGTGCCACGTCCAGCAGTAATTTTAGGCTTTCCCGTGGGTTTTGTTGGTGCCGCAGAATCAAAAGCCGCATTAGCCGCAGATAGCCGCAATGTACCATTTTTAACTTTACATGGACGACGGGGCGGCAGTGCGATCGCTTCTGCTGCTGTTAACGCCTTAGCCACAGAGGAAGAAATATGA
- a CDS encoding precorrin-2 C(20)-methyltransferase produces MNPKGRLYGIGVGPGDPELLTLKALRLLRSASVIAYQSAIDRESIARKIVSPYLPGHQIEVLYHLPRALEPEKAQAIYDKEVEPIAEHLAAGRDVVVLCEGDPFFYGSFMYIFTRLSDQYQTEVVPGISSLMACPVSLGVPFTYYNDILTVLPATLPTEMLTAQLLATDAAAIMKLGRHFTKVRDVLHQLGLASRAKYIERATTTQQRIIPLDEVDPEQVPYFSMIVIPTKQKL; encoded by the coding sequence ATGAACCCAAAAGGCCGTCTGTATGGAATTGGTGTCGGTCCTGGAGATCCAGAACTATTGACATTAAAAGCATTGCGCTTATTACGTTCGGCCTCTGTTATCGCCTATCAGTCAGCCATAGACCGGGAAAGTATTGCCAGAAAAATTGTGTCGCCATATTTACCCGGTCATCAAATTGAGGTTTTATATCATCTTCCTCGTGCCTTAGAACCAGAAAAAGCTCAAGCCATCTATGACAAAGAAGTTGAACCCATCGCCGAACATTTAGCCGCAGGTCGGGATGTGGTCGTATTGTGTGAAGGCGATCCGTTTTTTTACGGCTCTTTCATGTATATCTTTACTCGTTTATCTGATCAATATCAAACGGAAGTTGTCCCCGGCATTTCTTCCCTCATGGCCTGTCCAGTCTCCTTGGGTGTACCCTTCACCTACTACAACGATATTCTCACAGTTCTACCCGCCACACTGCCTACAGAAATGCTCACTGCCCAACTTTTAGCCACGGATGCAGCCGCAATTATGAAACTCGGCCGTCATTTTACTAAAGTCCGTGATGTCTTGCATCAATTGGGACTAGCTTCACGGGCAAAATATATTGAACGGGCAACCACCACCCAACAACGCATCATACCCTTAGATGAAGTAGATCCAGAACAAGTTCCTTATTTCTCAATGATCGTCATACCTACTAAGCAAAAGCTTTAA
- a CDS encoding serine hydrolase, with protein sequence MVTDIRKRLVEILNTLVQDRGVAGVSVTLNINQKPEYVWHPPLLPDEPVFLVYSITKIFTTAVLLLLQEEELLTLEDPLAVWFPKIGQADCITLRQLLNHTAGIPDYGSLRAYHDAVRSFPSIPWTFEQFAAVTFDQGLCFAPGTSWAYSNPGYLLLKRIIEAVTGSSYRDLIFDRIIRPLGLRQTFVPESVEELSSLTPATSCALALDGTPRDVRHYYHPGWVSHGVIASTPSEIVLFLNSLFSNLLLPQHCVEEMARLVPVALPTIEGLATPKPTQPWVRPSYGLGLMGDPASAWGLMLGHNGGGPGYSASAFHFPELGGVSICAMCAMEEGLKAEDIVFAVLYQVR encoded by the coding sequence GTGGTGACAGACATAAGAAAACGGCTAGTTGAGATACTTAATACCCTGGTTCAGGATAGAGGCGTTGCAGGTGTTTCTGTTACGCTGAACATAAACCAGAAACCTGAATATGTTTGGCATCCTCCCTTGCTCCCTGATGAACCCGTATTCCTCGTATATAGCATTACTAAGATATTTACTACTGCTGTGTTGCTGTTGCTACAGGAGGAAGAGTTGTTAACCCTCGAAGATCCCTTAGCAGTTTGGTTTCCCAAAATTGGTCAAGCCGATTGCATTACCCTTCGCCAACTCCTCAACCATACTGCTGGCATTCCTGATTATGGTTCGCTGCGGGCTTACCACGATGCTGTACGCTCTTTTCCCTCTATTCCCTGGACATTTGAACAGTTCGCAGCAGTTACGTTTGACCAGGGGCTGTGCTTTGCTCCTGGAACAAGTTGGGCATACTCCAATCCTGGCTACCTGCTCCTCAAACGGATTATCGAAGCAGTGACTGGCAGTTCCTATCGCGATCTGATCTTTGATCGCATCATCCGACCGCTAGGATTGCGCCAAACTTTTGTGCCTGAATCGGTAGAAGAACTTTCCTCACTTACCCCAGCGACATCTTGTGCATTAGCACTTGACGGAACACCTCGTGATGTACGCCATTACTATCATCCTGGCTGGGTCTCCCACGGCGTTATTGCATCAACACCTTCCGAAATTGTACTTTTTTTGAATAGTTTGTTTAGCAATCTGCTCCTCCCTCAGCATTGTGTTGAAGAAATGGCAAGACTTGTGCCTGTTGCGCTGCCGACTATTGAAGGTTTAGCTACGCCAAAACCGACCCAGCCCTGGGTGAGGCCTAGTTATGGGTTGGGACTGATGGGAGATCCAGCATCAGCATGGGGGTTAATGTTGGGTCACAATGGAGGTGGTCCAGGATATAGCGCCAGTGCATTTCACTTTCCTGAATTAGGAGGGGTATCAATCTGCGCGATGTGTGCAATGGAAGAGGGACTTAAGGCGGAGGATATTGTTTTCGCTGTTTTATATCAAGTCCGGTAA
- the cobJ gene encoding precorrin-3B C(17)-methyltransferase, with product MKTRVAPAVVILGQNSIAVARQIINILPGAKLYGLASRTCDVDVSFTSFGDTLRELFAAGTPIIGICAAGILIRTLAPLITDKSQEPPVLAVAEDGSAVVPLLGGLSGVNELARQIAEALNIQAAITTTGDLRFRTALLSPPPGYHLANPEDAKKFIADLLAGAKVKLVGTAPWLSESNLPIDDNGELTIQVTEKEVIPQPDCLVYHPAKIAIAITSPSTQTLTQIHELLADAQVSPKAVAVILAPLYLAANPILQNIAKIFQVPTRFFQASQLTEFTTQGYSFHEAVVFVGTEPNNKSLCSPFSQITLTVSPQIIHPETIGQPQGKLAIIGTGPGASKWMSPEVKEILNAATDLVGYKTYINLIGALADGKNIHESDNREEEARAKMALDLAAEGRYVAVVSSGDPGIYAMATAVFEVIDRYNQPEWHTIDIQVAPGISAMQATAAAIGAPLGHDFCVISLSDILKPWEIIAQRITTAAQGDFVIAFYNPVSKERTWQLAEAKNILLQYRKADTPVILGWNLGRPGQAVKVITLEQLEPIEADMRTLIIVGSSQTRKIETSEQDIRVYTPRRYNS from the coding sequence ATGAAAACAAGGGTTGCACCAGCCGTTGTCATACTGGGACAAAATAGTATCGCAGTAGCAAGGCAAATTATTAATATTTTACCAGGGGCGAAGTTGTACGGTTTAGCAAGTCGCACCTGTGATGTTGATGTTAGTTTTACGAGTTTTGGCGATACATTGCGGGAGTTGTTTGCTGCGGGTACACCTATAATTGGTATATGTGCGGCTGGTATTCTCATTAGAACTTTAGCACCACTGATTACAGATAAAAGTCAAGAACCACCAGTATTAGCTGTAGCTGAAGATGGAAGTGCAGTTGTACCGCTTTTGGGTGGACTAAGTGGAGTTAATGAATTAGCGCGTCAAATAGCAGAAGCTTTAAATATCCAAGCTGCAATTACAACTACAGGAGATTTGCGTTTTCGCACAGCCTTGTTATCTCCTCCTCCTGGATATCATTTAGCCAACCCAGAAGATGCAAAAAAATTTATAGCTGACTTATTAGCAGGGGCAAAAGTTAAATTAGTAGGAACAGCACCTTGGTTGAGTGAAAGTAACTTACCTATCGATGATAATGGCGAGTTAACCATTCAAGTTACAGAAAAAGAGGTGATTCCTCAACCTGACTGTTTAGTTTATCATCCCGCCAAGATTGCGATCGCCATAACTTCCCCCTCAACACAAACACTTACCCAAATTCACGAACTACTAGCAGACGCGCAGGTTTCCCCCAAAGCAGTCGCAGTCATCCTTGCACCTCTCTACCTAGCTGCTAACCCCATACTCCAAAATATCGCCAAAATCTTCCAAGTACCCACTCGGTTTTTCCAAGCCAGTCAACTGACAGAATTTACCACCCAAGGATACAGTTTTCACGAAGCAGTTGTTTTTGTCGGTACAGAACCAAATAACAAATCCTTGTGTTCTCCATTTTCCCAAATTACTCTTACCGTTTCACCCCAAATTATCCACCCCGAAACCATCGGACAACCACAGGGAAAATTAGCCATCATTGGTACAGGACCCGGTGCATCAAAGTGGATGTCTCCCGAAGTCAAAGAAATTCTCAATGCTGCAACTGATTTAGTCGGTTATAAAACCTATATCAATTTAATTGGTGCTTTAGCTGATGGTAAAAATATTCATGAATCTGATAACAGAGAAGAAGAAGCACGGGCGAAAATGGCCTTAGACTTAGCCGCAGAAGGACGATATGTAGCAGTAGTTTCTTCAGGCGACCCTGGTATTTATGCAATGGCAACCGCAGTTTTTGAAGTCATAGACCGATATAATCAACCAGAATGGCATACTATTGATATTCAAGTAGCCCCAGGCATTTCCGCCATGCAAGCCACTGCCGCAGCTATTGGCGCACCTTTAGGACATGACTTTTGTGTAATTTCTCTTTCTGACATTTTGAAACCTTGGGAAATTATCGCCCAACGCATTACAACAGCAGCCCAAGGTGATTTTGTTATAGCATTTTATAACCCTGTTTCCAAAGAACGGACTTGGCAATTAGCAGAAGCTAAAAATATCTTGCTACAGTACAGAAAAGCAGATACTCCAGTAATATTAGGGTGGAATCTTGGCAGACCAGGACAAGCAGTAAAAGTCATCACCCTTGAACAATTAGAACCAATAGAAGCCGATATGCGAACCTTGATTATTGTTGGTTCTTCTCAAACTCGGAAGATTGAAACTAGTGAACAAGATATACGGGTTTATACACCACGCCGTTATAATTCATAA
- a CDS encoding pentapeptide repeat-containing protein: MDAKSFLNQYKSGKRNFKGAKLHQAKLTKVELSGINLSEADLSGADLSEANLSKCNLSRANLTNADLNGANLQGANLSEVNLIGADLTKVNFQETNLSRADLRGANLKLANLLGANLREADISGADLSGANLQKTNLIGSNIEESELKDADLTNAIISEPETTQEVLHISLSHTWITWAGSC; this comes from the coding sequence ATGGACGCTAAAAGCTTCCTGAATCAATATAAATCAGGAAAGCGAAATTTTAAGGGAGCAAAGCTGCATCAGGCAAAGCTAACTAAAGTTGAATTAAGCGGTATCAATTTATCTGAAGCTGACTTGAGTGGTGCTGATTTAAGTGAAGCAAACTTGAGTAAATGTAACCTTAGTCGCGCAAATTTGACTAATGCTGACCTAAATGGTGCAAATTTGCAAGGTGCAAACTTGAGTGAAGTAAATTTGATTGGTGCTGACTTAACGAAAGTTAATTTCCAGGAAACCAATCTTAGTCGTGCAGATTTGCGAGGTGCAAATTTAAAGTTGGCTAACCTACTGGGTGCAAACCTCAGGGAAGCAGATATCAGTGGTGCTGATTTAAGTGGTGCTAATCTTCAAAAAACAAATTTGATTGGTAGCAATATCGAGGAATCAGAACTCAAAGATGCAGATTTAACTAATGCAATCATTTCTGAACCAGAGACAACCCAGGAAGTTCTGCACATAAGTTTATCCCATACATGGATAACATGGGCTGGAAGTTGTTGA